The Salvia miltiorrhiza cultivar Shanhuang (shh) chromosome 2, IMPLAD_Smil_shh, whole genome shotgun sequence DNA window ttctaaaactcgcaacttaagttgcatcatcgccaattgtagttcgagttgctcaaccaactcattccttccatcatccatttaatatttttggtgttgtgtaacaattttctttttcatcaccctaccaaccaacaaaacaacgagtcaaaacaaacatcttaatatagaaaacaaaaataaatcaagtaaaatgtctaaagtagttaagcacaatgattcaaaatatcacaaacaatcaaactaaactaatccccggcaacggcgccaaaaacttgttcgctaatattttcaccacgccgcaagtatacgggtagttgtaatatatggaagcaaggtcgtatcccacaaggattagtagttcaatctagtgattatcctaattcattatgctagagctatttagactaaacaaggaggtgagtggtttgattaactaacaaattcaaagacaaaataagaacaatcaaacaaagtggattaattaagtgatgaaggtggtttagggattaggcatcgacggattagcaatggacttcaaattagctcaatattagtcttgatattcctatttatctagagtgatctccccactagttctagccccctcccggacgactaaaacggtagattacgggtcatagttgccgtccccgatcaacttctaacctataactcccaaaagcacaaaggatcggtaaactctcacccaactctcaacctcccggtttattgagtcaatatgtttcaagctcctaatctattatgattatcctctcccaattcaaatcacaaattagaaatgcatagaaagtgaccaacaatccatacaagaattaaagctagggcttgaaaagataataacaaggaaataatcaagacatatattaagcataataatcaatccatcacataatcaactagcctaatccccaaaccaatgggggattttatccaaacatgttcacaaacaacaaacctaaatcaaagaaatacataaatgaaagagagagtaagaagtgacaaatcctattaatgagctttctccaatcttctctcctcttcaatgcattcaatcttggtaaaaagatgtggtaatggaggctagggtttggtgtggaggaattggggaagatggaaaatgggtgtgttgaatgttggggatgatgaataatgtgaggaaaagggggagaaaggggtttaaggggtgaaaaacccgactggggcccacttggggaggctccgcccttttcccgcggtcctggcccgcgcccgcggccggcaaacgtgggggagagtcaggggacccgcggtcccgccccgcggccgcgggtggtgaccgcgggtgtctacTGGAGTCagggcagctgacccgcggtcccaccccgcggccgcgggtggtgaccgcggggtactgggcgtattgcgcaggccgctcgttttgctccgttctccctcgtccgaactcggatttggtcgccgtttgcgctcacggattcctctcgagacgtacttcaatctcatatcttcaaaatcctccaattaatcattgatggttcctgaaattactccaaaactacaccaagacatcaaatcttcataaaactcaacattatggtacaaacacgcattggcaaacaaaacatgaaggaaaatgacaacaaatcatgtggaattgaggtacgaaaaccatgtttgtcacgtAGCTATTTTTAACTAgttttattaagaaaaatctAGATCTTTATGTACTCCATAGTACATTGAATATATGGTCccaatatatatagagagaaagagTTGGTCTTCCGTGAGATCAAGTGTATGGAAAAGACGAGTCGGTTGGAACTGAGGCGGATCGTGGTTTGCTTTTCTGAGAGGGCCATAAAAATAATTGttattataagaaaaaataattatagacATAAAGagatgtaatgtttcaaaaatattatttttcttcatgtcgattattacttttcatcataataataattacttcgaataattcatatttttcaactaATTTTTATGACTTGTAGACCAGCGGAGGGTGTGGGCGTGGAGCAAAGGGCGCAATGGCGGTGTACTTATTTTGGTCAAGTAAGTATTATTGTGACAAAAAATAGTTATTGATATAAAAaagataatatatatttaaaaacattacttttcttcatgtcgattaattacttttcatcacaataataattactttgaattattTGGCCCAGACCTGCGCCCAGATCCACCTCGACCCGCGCACAGACCTGCTCCCAAGCCCCGATCCGATCCGTCTCACCTATATATCCGGTCTAAGAGGAGAATTTGTGATAGAGAAAAAGATcaataaaaatagttatatttTGTAATAAAGGAGAGTAACCAATAAAATATGTCGTTAGTAGCCTCAATTCATAATCAGGATGCTTTCCCGCTTTGCCAGaaatagtaaaaacaaaaaagacaaTTACAATCCCTTGGAAGTGGAAAAAATAGTGTTCCATAAACAAGAAAACTCTCCTCCAATTTGGCGATCTATAGCTAGTAGAATTACAAATTTATAGAAGTTGAACATTTCTTGAAAGTAGAATAATTCATAATTCGTAGTCTGTTGTGATGAATTTCTCGTATGAAGTTCCCGTGAGTTTTTCCCGAACATGATCGAAGTTGTTGATTTGTGCTGAGAGAGGCCCACTGTGTATCTTCACTTGGAAGCTTGTTAGATTTCGTCTTGGCAACTTCAAAAAATCTTGAACGTCTACTAATTTCTGTACTAGtcaaaattcaaaaacaaaatttatttatgttaattcagtgagtttataaaattaattaagcaAAGCTACCGTGCGATTGGTTAGTATGTCCTCGTAGTATAAGACAACGTGTCTTGTGGTCTTGAAACATTCCAATGCTTTTGCTACCATTCGCTCTGCTGACTTTAAATTCGATAAAAGCGTCGTTACGTTGAGACTCGGTTTATATCTTGCAAGTATTTGTGCCTGCAACAAACTCCATATATCACTTACTCTTGCAAGTATTAtgacatattatatatatattgagagagagagagagagatagagagagagagagagagagagagagagagagagagagagacctcaTGTGGTGAATGAACATGGGATTTATGAGTACCGTTGAGCAGCTTGGCATCCTTGTCATAGGAATTTGCAAGCAAGGAAATCATCCTGCGAAGAAGATTTCTTCTGAAGAGAAATATTATGGAAACTCCTCTTTTGATGAAGTAGTCTGCTATCTCTTCATGATACTCCATCAATCCCTAGCTTAATTAAATCACCCCATTTAACTAATATTAAATGTGTGTAATGTAGAAGATGGTTTTAGAAGATGATGACCTGATTTAGCATCCATTTGAAACCAACAACAGCTGTGCATTCATTCTTGGAAGCACTGCTGAACCAATCAAGATTGTAAACTTGATCCAAAATCTTATAAATCACAGAAGCATTATTCCTTCTGTCTCGTGCCCCAAAAATCTCCCCGTTGGAGCTCAAGTTCACATGGCTGTTGAGCAGCGTCTCAAACCATCCACTCCCAGATCTCTGCATCGACACGATCGCAAAGTACAACACCGGATTGCACGCACATTCCTGTCTAAACATCAACCCGTTCCATCAATATTTAAGACTTCACACACACGTAGCTACTCATCGACTCTTAATTAACCTTTCAAATGTTTCAGGATCAGGAAAATGTAAATAAGGTGCTTGGATTCCACATCGATGATCAATAATCTTTAGCATTGTGACTTGTCCCAGAATACTGATGCGGATTGAGAAGATGTACAATGCAGAAATGGTGGCCAAGATTAAGACCACCATACTTAATATCAGTGGAGACCTTTTAGGCGATTTTGTCACCCACACCTCCTGCATCTGCATGCATGCATAAGagcccacacacacacaaagagtattacatttttcttaaacAAAAATAATGCCACACTTTGGATTTACTACCTGAGTTTTCAATCTTGAATTCTCCATGCCGAATATTACAcctaaaataaagaaacacGTAAAAGAAACCAACAGTTAATTATGATCAATTCTCGGGTTGTTCTGCTAGAAAAATATGGAGAAAGAAATGCTCAAACTGAGATTCTTATGGGAAACCAAGTCAAACCATGAGATTTCATACAAATTAATCTCTTGAGGAACTAGCCCTCTTAGGTTTAAgtttgatttcttttttttcttcttccatTTATCACTATTGTTCTTGCTATTAATTTTTAGTGTAAAGTACCAAAAAGAACGGGCATTGCATGTGTAatcaatgttattttatttgataaaagtaaaaaatataaatattattatacaaatgaattGATTTTACTTATTGAATTCAGAAAGTTTACTTGATCATTGGTCTTTTTGTAATGTATTATGAAAATTGATAATATTATTgatgaataaattaaaatttaaaccaacttttattcatatataggaccaaatttaatttaaatatatagtgagatctagggcacgatttggtgcgtttattttatcaattctatgGCTAATATTGTATTTAGAGGGATAATTTTTTTTCGcatggttcgaatcctggagggagcaaaatattttaaattttgttattcatcagtatatactgccttgttcatcagtatatatgtcttgttcataactaattttttaaattttgtttttcatcagtatatacatcttgttcgttagatataagttttgttcattaatattatatatcttattcattgtcctcagtgttacacgaaaaataaggggtctcactggagcgcgcccatatatatatatatatatatatatatatatatatatatatatatatatatatatatatgtgtgtgtgtgtgtgtgtgtgtgtgtgtgcgcgcgcgcgcaACATCTCATAATACCTCATTTACCcttactttttcatttttccatCACTCtcaatataaattaaaacaacacaacacTAATTACACCacattctcaatacactcaacaactccatcttaaaatttgtatcacTCCCTCCTTAAATCTTTTATTATTGACTGATGGAGTATGTTATATGAAAAGgacataaatatattttagttttcaaaattgaggatttttaaaataaaagcacATATTAGAGACATTGTCAGAAAAAAACGATGAAAATCGGAAATACAAATTATGACTAACTATTCTGTAATTAAGAGTAAGATTAGTGTGTGTGCGTGTAGACGGGTGACCTAGCTGTAGAGTGCTTAATGCCTAAAATCAAAAAAATTGGGTTCAAAGTTCACCATGATGCTGTCTTTAAATTTGcttatttaattgttaatttatcaaaaagaaaaagaaaaagtaagaTTAACAATCGGCTCATATAGAAATCGATCCATAGGTTTTATGTGTGTTATGTACATCTACAAATTCACCGTACAAAGAATTTTCCTCTAATCAGCACCTAAAGCATCAATAAATACCTAGAAATATCAGAACCTCATTGGGTTTGTAACAAGAACAAGGTACGTAATATCAAATATATTGCTAACTTATTTCTTGTTCTACACTGCTGCtatgtttttttctttctggCATTTTCGGCATGTGTAAAGTGATGTTCCCCTTGCAGGAGAAGCCGTAGATATTGTTATTCGCAGCTCCAAGAAGCACATTATTCTCTACATTTGAAGGGCTACTAGTGTTTGAACATCGACTGAGCTCCGCCAAAGACATACGAGGAAGGACTTCAAGAGTAGAACGGGGAGAGTGATGGGGCAGTACCGCTGTGTCTGCGCATTCGGCGCAAGATTGTCGGCTCGTTTCCCTGCAAAATTAAACAAGTTTGCCATGACTCAAAAGTAACTGACTGATTAGAGGACTCTTTCTCCTAAGCATTGCAGCATAAGGTCTTCATTACTAAGACTTCTCCAATTCTACCCTTTCAATAAGATAcgaatcaaacaaaattagctcaaatgatataaattatcaaaggccttgggatatcccaaagttctaACACAACACAGTAAACAATGGATTAGCCTATACTATTTTTTATCTATCTaactaatcctcaaaagtaagCACACCCTAAGTGAACAGAAAAGGATGGAATCACTTACCCACTGTGTAGAGGCAATTTTCCGTGCTGGATTCTTGTAATCGACGAGAGTGGTGCTGTCTCCTTATTCCATCGAGTCTGGTCGCATGAACTATCTACGACCTCTGTCAGTTTCTTTGTTTCCAAAGGCAACGGATGTTTGATTAGATCTAAATAATGGATATTAGAAGAATGTACGTCCAAGCATGCTTAAGATTCCTTGATTTTGAGACTCACATTGAGTTTCAGTCCAGAAAATTCGTGCACAAAACCTGCAGAAACATGTTCTTGTGAACTTCTTAAGAATGGATGCTTAAGCAGCTCAAACGCTGAAGGTCGGTCTTCAGGTCTTCTCTGGAAGCAACATAGGAGGAAATCCCTCCCCTCACAAGATAAATTTTCTGGTATTGGTGGTGTTTTGTTCAATATGTTGAACATTGCTTGTACCTATCATCACAAAAGTAATGCAAATTCATGGTTTACAAGGGTGAAAGCAACATCATTGAGGTATAACATAATGAATAGAGATAAATCCGTCAATTGCCAGTTTAATCTTTTAAGATCAATTTTGTGATTTTCAGGACATTCGTAATATGTCACCAAACTCACCACTTCATTAGTGTATGCTGATATTGCTTTAGCCCAATACACTTCTAAGAAAGATACTACAATAAACCTTCAGGGACATGGCGTGAGAAACATACCCCATTAATATCACCCCAAGGAGGTTTCCCTGTCAACATCTCAACAACTGTGCAACCCACGCTCCAGATGTCCACACCATAGGCCATCTGCGGATTTGAATCTTTTCGCATTACAGCCTGCAATACCTTCAGAAAACAGACAATAAATCAGACATGTGTAACCAGCCAGCTACACCATACCAGTAGTGAAAAGGATATGAGATACCTCTGGAGCCATCCAATGTGGAGTACCCTTCAAAGAAAGATAAATTCCATCTGTGAGCTGGATGAACAAGGATACGTCAAAGCCGGTTAGTGAATTCATTTAGAAGTACGAAAATAGTACAAAGTAGTCGACAAAGTTACTCAAAGATGAAAAATTCTACTGCTCCTGTCCGAACTAATTGTTCAAGAGTTTAATCTTCCTCAGAAACATATATTTGAATGACATATTTTATGCCCATGGACAAAAAAGAAAGGAGTTAGGGAGAAAGAAACAGGAATAACAATATCATAAGGGTGATTTTACAGTTCATTTAGATAGGATGAGATATTTAAATATCAACTTCAAAACAAAATAGCCTGTTAACTAAACAAATCCTCTTATTGTGACGAGTCATTCTGCTCAATCAGAATCATAGAACCTTGTCTATAAGCTATTGCAAGTATTTTACAACTGAAATGTCTCAAACTTTAAAAGTGAAATGAGTTTGAAGTCACTAAAAATTGAGGGAGATGAAACCAATATGATAAAGGAAAATCAGTCCCCTTAGCTCAAACATGAACTAAGAGCTAAGAGTTGAGCATTAAGTCCAAGCTTCAATAGTTAGATTTAAACTGCCTGATGCAACACAAGAGAGTAAGCTTACGTGCTTTGCTAATCCAAAGTCAGCTAGCTTGACAACACCAGCTGCATTGACAAGTAAATTTGCCCCTTTGATATCCCTGTTATATAATGAATCACCCAGATTTAGTCTTGGTGGCTACTTCAGAATGTTTAAGCACCaataataatgttaattatttCCCCCAATCAACCTTTATGGAAATTTCTAA harbors:
- the LOC131010353 gene encoding uncharacterized protein LOC131010353 isoform X1, producing MENSRLKTQMQEVWVTKSPKRSPLILSMVVLILATISALYIFSIRISILGQVTMLKIIDHRCGIQAPYLHFPDPETFERQECACNPVLYFAIVSMQRSGSGWFETLLNSHVNLSSNGEIFGARDRRNNASVIYKILDQVYNLDWFSSASKNECTAVVGFKWMLNQGLMEYHEEIADYFIKRGVSIIFLFRRNLLRRMISLLANSYDKDAKLLNGTHKSHVHSPHEAQILARYKPSLNVTTLLSNLKSAERMVAKALECFKTTRHVVLYYEDILTNRTKLVDVQDFLKLPRRNLTSFQVKIHSGPLSAQINNFDHVREKLTGTSYEKFITTDYEL
- the LOC131010353 gene encoding uncharacterized protein LOC131010353 isoform X2, encoding MENSRLKTQMQEVWVTKSPKRSPLILSMVVLILATISALYIFSIRISILGQVTMLKIIDHRCGIQAPYLHFPDPETFERQECACNPVLYFAIVSMQRSGSGWFETLLNSHVNLSSNGEIFGARDRRNNASVIYKILDQVYNLDWFSSASKNECTAVVGFKWMLNQGLMEYHEEIADYFIKRGVSIIFLFRRNLLRRMISLLANSYDKDAKLLNGTHKSHVHSPHEAQILARYKPSLNVTTLLSNLKSAERMVAKALECFKTTRHVVLYYEDILTNRTYRN